Sequence from the Eleginops maclovinus isolate JMC-PN-2008 ecotype Puerto Natales chromosome 14, JC_Emac_rtc_rv5, whole genome shotgun sequence genome:
tctttacaaactacaaaacaacatgaacagtgttttatttcaagGACGCAGCTTCAGATTAAAGGCCTTAATAGACAGGATGAccaaataatgcaaaaatactCGCCCGCAAATATTTTGCATCACATCTATTCGTACGGGCAGCGAAgccaatttaaaaataatatatacagccccgggggaaattaagagaccactccacatttttcttaaatatttatctctacatgtatggcagccattctagtgtctgttgaattccaaaacagagaaaaatgtcagtagtttatagaatacaattaagaaaataattgaactcaaagacgtGTCTATAAGAAATAAAAGGAGGAAATgatcatgctgaagtggtctctgtTTTCCTCAGCTGTACATTGATGTGTGGATTTATTATACATGAATGGATAAACAAAGGTGATTGGTGGATGACTGAGTTAGTGGTCCATCCTCTTCATCTCATGTGTCAGTTCGAGACGATGTAAGCAccgtagagtggtgcaggaatgtcGTTTTCTGTAGTCCAACCCTGAAGGCAACATGTCTCTGGTTCAATGggattttccatttcattttcaaattggGGTCGAAAACAATCTCAAACAAACGTTTACTTACACGTTTagctcagcaggataatctccacataataacagcactttatgatttctgaagtagaAAGCTAATggtgggctataaaggaactacagcacggtcacatgacttcacgtcaccaccgctaagctaaaggaggctaatgttgggctataaaggaactacagcacggtcacatgacttcacctcaccaccgctgGCTAATGCTGGGCAGAAAAAACCATTGGTGAAGAAacagggtttgaggactcattcctgcaccactctagtACACCGtattctctgtgtttttgtcaggGAATGCGAAAATATCAGCGGAGTGAAGGGTGGGAGTTCAGGCCCAACATGGCCCCCAGGGATAGTGGGAGTCGCTGATTGGTCAGTTGATCAGTTGGGGGCTGGGCGTCGCCCTCCAGAGCGTCGGAGATCATCAGGCAAAGCTGAGCAAAAGACGGGCGCTCCTCCGGTCtctgaaacacattcagatatttaaatgtgttttatcgTAACACAGGTTTAATAACTAGTTCCTTTCCATTTTAATCAAAGCCTTCAACTAGAAACAAATGAAGTCACCAGTGGCAGTCATGTAAGACAAAACTACACAAGTTGCATCTTAAAATAAACCCTCAGGATATTGGATTTGAAAACATGTGGAGTCTCTGGGCTCTCACCTCGTGCCAGCAGAGCTGCATGATGTCATAGATTGCGGGTGTCGCCATCTTGGGCTTGTACAGGCGGTGACCTTTGGTTACCAACGTAACGACCTCGTGGTTCTGACTCTGCTCAAATGGCATGCGGCCCTCTGTGAACACCTCCCACATCAAGACGgctggaaacaaaacacacaaacactgagtcTGAAGCTTTATTTGTTGAAACTTGCTGAagtttgaatgaataaatgGTGAAATATGAAAACAGGCTGGTATTTTTCCACCTACTTTCATGCTTTACCTGCACATTTAATCATGTAAACGTCTTGAACCTTCTTGGTTCTCCTCAAAATAAGTATTACAAAGAATAATTCCCTTCATTTGGTTCAGTATTTAGCGGGAATGCAATGTAATACCATCGGTCAAGTGCTTTCTTTTACTACATACTATATATGTTATCGTCATGCAGTGTTGAATTTCTACCATATAATATACCTTAGCACATTCTGTCCTATGTAGCATGTAATGTTTGTTTAGCTAACATTAACATGCGCTGCCTGTAGGTCGTGTCTGGATGCTAAGcccttgtttttgtgtgatcTTTGCGATGTTGACGAGAAAGTGAACGTACCGAAGGACCAGACGTCGGACTTGCTGCTGTATTTGCAGAAGTTAAAGACTTCAGGAGGCGACCACTTCACTGGGAACTTGGCGCCGGATGAGCTAGTGTACTGGTCGTCTAACACGTACCTACAGAACACACATCGACATTTAAATGTGACTCGACAATAATTAACTCCGAAGAATATTTACAGATCGTAGTAAAAcgtaaattcatattttttgtaCACAAGTCCATAACGTAAAATTCCATATGTTGTACGAAAACTTGATTACGGGTCCACATATTTCGTACGATAAGTGGATGTAATGTTAATAGGATTAAACTCGTACCGGGTCATGCCGAAGTCAGACACCTTCACCACCAGAGACTCATTCACCAGACAGTTCCTGGAAGCctgcagaggaaatgaaagaagggaggaaaaaCTATTGTATTAATGTCTGGACTTCTTTATTTTAGTTCCTTTTCACAATGCTAGCcgtgataaatatatatatgtattatgaTTTTGAGGGGAAGTTATCCTTTGAACATTATGTTCTCAACTTTGGGTTAGTTTTTGAATGAGATCCAGTTACCAGGTCTCTGTGGATGAATCCGTTGGCCTCCAGGTGCTCCATCCCCTTCGCAGACGTCCTGGCTGATAGTCAGTAGAGAGTCCAGGCTGAAGCTGCCCCGCCGCTGCCGGAGGAAGTTCAGCAGGCAGCCGGACTCCATGAACTCTGTGACGATGTAGATGGGTTTCTGCTGGCTGCAAACGCCGTACAGCTGCACCAGTTTAGGATGAGAGAGCCTCCTGGGGAAGTAAAAAGAgaatgttgggctataaaggaactacagcacggtcacatgacttcacgtcaccaccgctaagctaaaggcggctaatgttgggctatagaggaactacagcacggtcacatgacttcacgtcaccaccgctaagctaaaggcggctaatgttgggctatagaggaactacagcacggtcacatgacttcacgtctccaccgctaagctaaaggaggctaatgttgggctataaaggaactacagcacggtcacatgacttcacgtctccaccgataagctaaaggcggctaatgttgggctatagaggaactacagcacggtcacatgacttcacgtctccaccgctaagctaaaggaggctaatgttgggctatagaggaactacagcacggtcacatgacttcacgtcaccaccgctaagctaaaggaggctaatgttgggctatagaggaactacagcacggtcacatgacttcacgtctccaccgctaagctaaaggaggctaatgttgggctatagaggaactacagcacggtcacatgacttcacgtctccaccgctaagctaaaggaggctaatgttgggctatagaggaactacagcacggtcacatgacttcacgtctccaccgctaagctaaaggaggctaatgttgggctatagaggaactacagcacggtcacatgacttcacgtcaccaccgctaagctaaaggaggctaatgttgggctatagaggaactacagcacggtcacatgacttcacgtcaccaccgctaagctaaaggaggctaatgttgggctatagaggaactacagcacggtcacatgacttcacgtctccaccactaagctattttaattgttttaaaatgttcatattttatttggcacactttttaaaatgaaatattatttattagttttttatatttgtatttttctctccttaCATCATGACCTTGGCCTCCTCGATGAAGTCCTCCTCCAGCATGGCTCCCTCTCTGATGGCCTTGATGGCGACTCGGTGTTGATGCCTCCACTTCCCCAGCCTCACCAGCCCAAACTGCCCACTGCCCAGCTCCTTCATGAAGGTCAGCTCACTGGGGTTAATCTCCCACTTCTCTGGAAGTGGGACAGGGGGAGGGAGAAGGGTGAGAAATGTCCTTGCTTCCTTCCCTCCTTActtcacacacagaaagagggCAGGAAGTTAAAGGAAGGACTCACCGTAGCTGAAGCCGGCGGTGGACGGAGCCGCTTTATCCTGTTTCCTCACTGGATACCTCAACCTGGCAACAAGACCTGAAGTAGAGACACGTTTACATTCACACAGTCGCcttaaatgttagcatgctagcacaGACCTAGCATGATGCTCACGCTGTGTACCTGCTGCGTTGTGTTTGTGGTACTCGATGAGGTCGGGGATGGAGCTGAATAAATGTTTCTCAGCCAGATAAAACTGCTGAGGCGATCCCTGTGTCTCCTTGATGTGGTAATGCTTTATAACTGTTCCTCCgtccctaaaacacacacaaacaacaacaataacaaccatGCTATTAACAACAGAACCGTAGTGATGCTAAAGATGAACATATTTGATTTTACATTCAATTTAAGTGAATTTAATCCTGTTCTAATGACACAAAAAAGGCAAATCTCCCTCAAAAAGTAGAGAGCATGATTATAGGATTACTTTTAGATGTCCCGGCTCCAAACGAGACAAAAAAGGGCCTAATGAAGCCTGCAACAGAccaggggcctcatttataaacgtGGCCTACGCCCAAAAGATGGCATACGCCAATTTCTAAGCAATCTTTGCAAtctataaaaaacaaagttgaCAGGAAATGTGCGCTCCTCCACGCACTCTGACCCATGCGTACGCACAGAAACGGGAGAGATGAGAAACTGCGACACCGTTGAGGAAGAATGGAGGGTAACGTGTGAAATAACACCATCTAAATATTACCTCTCCTGTTTCAGATAGCAAGAATTCATTTGCAAAAATGGACAACCGCCTGTTCGAGACTCCTGAGTGCACATATTTTTGTGCGTTTTTACTTGCTCTGTCCTACGTGCGCCACCTTCCCGCGTGAATCCTAcgcaaagctttataaatgaggcccctggTGAGGCTTGTTTTTTAAGCCTGTTGCTACAGAAGCAATATGAGACTGGTCGGTCCAGTAGTGAAAGGGATTAGCTCCCCAAAGTCTGGTGCCAGTATAAAACCGAACCGGTTCTTTAAGGCGGATTCTTGTTTTAGTTTAGAGAGATGGCGGCTCAGTGTTTACCCTGCTGCAGTCTTGGCGTACAGAGAGACAGTGTAAGCTCCCGCGGTGCTGGAGTCTCTGACGATGAAGGCGCCTTCTTTATCCTGCAGGgggcgacacacacacacacacacacacacacacacacacacacacacacacacacacacacacacacacacaaacacaaaacacacgtTACTACTCAGTGAGCCCAACAAATATCCTTTTGAACGTATCATGAAAAGCTTTCCTCCACCAACACTTAAAAGACTAGAcctatttgtaaatgtaatgaaGATGAAGGTGTGTCTTCAAGAAAAGTGTTTCTCAACATTTTGACGTTTTTCCTAGAATTCTGACTTCTTCTGAAAATGTAACTTGTTTCTCAGATTCATAAATGTTTTCCTAATAATTTGACTTTTGGCTCAAAATTGAGCTTTTCTCTACAAATTGAGcttttatttgaattgaatttgacattttgatcatttaatttttttaacaacatttttcaaGTTGAAGCAAAAACATGGAacgatttttaaaaaatgcatgcatgGGAAGAATGGTAAAAATAATGCATCAAATATTTATGACTTTAGATTGGAAAGGATGATGTATGGAAGTTAACTCACCTCCTTCCTTAGCAGTTCCTCAGCCTTGTTCCTGTTGATTTGTTTACTGTACCAACTGCAACAACCACATAAATAAACtaacattaaaatgcatgtcTTCACATACATATGGTTTATTTGTGTAATAAAGAATAACAAGTATATGCAACTCATTGGTAGTTTGACCTAAGTCTGCAGAAAATGTGCCATATTTGTATTAAACCAAAGTTTAGCCTGCAACTGTGACAAACTCACACAAACTGCACCAGGTTTCCGTATTTTTTCTCCGTTACGTAGTTACTTGGGATGTAGCCTTCCTCtctgtacatacacacacacacacacacacacacacacacacacacacacacacacacacacacacacacacacacacacacacacacacacacacacacggaaacaGGTTAGCATCTTTAACAAACGGATAATCATGGATTCATGTGATTTAAATCGTAGTGTTTTTTCATTGTTGTGACGCagtgccccctgctggccgTTCTTGACCTCTCACTCACCCGTACTTGTTGCGCGCTCTGAACCAGTTGATGTCACATTTCTCCAGGACGATGTACTCGCCTCCTTTCTCCAGACTCAGGTCGTGGGGCTCCATCCCCGGGAAATCGTACAGcgccaccaccacctccacttCGTCAACATCCTCATCTTCGTCCTCGTTGTCTTCATCGTCCatagggagggggggagggggccgCCGCTGCTTGGGGAGGAAGAACAAACAGTTTTTAGATTGTGGAAATAAGTTGTCTTTGTACCCTCGACAGTCTAAGAAACACAGATTCATACCtaagaaaaaatgtgtattaaacaTATTACGTTTAAGAAAAATGTCcagtaaaagaaaacatcaatATTAAGGTTTCAGTGTCAGTCTGACtcagtgtgttggtgtgtgtgtttgttacctTCTCGTTGTCACCAGGAATCGGGGGTAGGGGTTTTCTGGAAACTAaaagaggaacagaaagagTAAACCAAGCCGAAcgcttctttttaaaaatatctttaaactctctctgctctctgatcACCGTGACCTCACACACTCGTGTTATATTGGTGATGAGTAACCCGCAGAGGACAGTATATTTATTTGAGTGCAGTACATAAAGAAGACATGTAttctggtgtatatcagtatgtagcgtctctactttaaagagtcctctcctgctgatgttcaggtgtatatcagtgtgtagagtctctactttaaagagtcctctcctgctgatgttcaggtgtatatcagtatgtagtgtctctactttaaagagtcctctcctgctgatgttcaggtgtatatcagtatgtagtgtctctactttaaagagtcctctcctgctgatgttcaggtgtatatcagtatgtagtgtctactttaaagagtcctctcctgctgatgttcaggtgtatatcagtatgtagtgtctactttaaagagtcctctcctgcatGTTCTTGTGTTTCTTACTGTCTCCAAACAGGTTGTACCCCTCGCAGCCCGGAGCCAGTTTTTGTGCCTGGCGACAGCAGAGCCACGCCCCTTCCTGCCAAAACTGAGGGTGAAACTTGGCCCAGACTCCTGGGTTGTCTTTGatctctgcagacacaaagtCACTGTGTTAAGGTCATGTAAActggaaaaactaaaaaacaccTAATTCCATAAACTTGAGGTGTAGAGATGATATAAATATCCCTTGAGAGTTATCCAAATATCTTAAAACGTGCTATTActaaattatttgaaaacagtgggggtggggggggggggggggggtagaaaCAGTGGTTTTAGAAACAGTGGGTGGATGGAAACAGTGGGGGCTTCTGGGAAATCGGACCCAGGTGTGAAAACCAGTTTCAGGTTTGTGGTTTTAAAGTGTGAAAACGTGCCAAAGCTGGCATGAGAAGCTTCCATCTCTCTCCAAAAAGGTATAATAATATAACTATTTCAGGAACCATGCATGACTGATTCATGAGAATAAtaacaatgaataaatatagaCTGACCTTCTTTTAGGCTCTGCACCCAGAGACTCCTGCTGTCCTGACTCGGAGCGAAAACATAGAGGGTGTTTGTGTCGTACACaacctgcacaaaaacacacacaagaattGTTGTTGTCTGTTCTTTGAGCTTTGACCACGTTATGTATATCACACCCAGCTCCTTTAACTGCAATATGTTCCCGAGAATCATCGTGTTTTCAagtttttattcaaagttaTCGAGTGATAGTCTCTGCAGACAGCAGCATTTAATGGGGTTTACTTTTAGGTATACCAATGTACtaaagcatcatgggaaatgtagttccTTTCAAAGTGCATCATTCATTTGTACCTGGAAGGGGTATTTGTTCTGGCAGGGGAGCACTCCTCCGTTCTTCACGATCTCTGCACATCTGATTCTGCTCAGATCGATCGAACCTCTCCTGCACTTCTTCTGtttatggagaaaaaaatagaacaatGATAAATAGTTTTCCTGATtctggaataaaaataaatgaaaattgtaaataaatggagaaataataaataaatatagtatcCGGAAAAAGAATGGAGAAATaaaattcaaaaaatgtttaaaaaataaagaaggaataaataaaatatcctgaTCCTGGAAAAAAAGGGTcagaaataaatagattttaaataaatgaaaaaaaagaaaaataataacaaataaatgagagTAAGGGACCTCAGCTCTCCCTTCATTTAAGGCTATAATACTTATACTtccattttttattctgaaataaaaaccacaAATATTCCTGAATAATGTTTAATTGATATCTGATAAACACACCTCCGCTCTCCCCGTCGTAGTAGGAGAGTTTGTTCTTAGTCAGGACGAACAGCCTCTCCTTGTAGTTCAGCggagacgtcctcttcttctgctgggATCGCTTGATGAGCGTCTCCTCCAATAGCGGCTCAGCACTCATCCTGGCCCCTCCCCCACCCTCAGCCCATTGGCGGATCTCATCAGAAGGAGGCGGGCCCAAACTGAGCTGATCGATATAAATCAATGATATTCAAATTGAAAGACgatattaaaaagtgttttttaattgtgtttgaaaCCAGTATTACTGCAGATAAAAGCCAGGGAACGTAAATACTACAAGTGTTAGAATATGTGTCCAAAAGTATAAATGTATTGAAAGaataataatgttatcattaaagagtttctgacatttttcataaaaatagaacgcaaaaaaaacataataactatgtaagaaatatttattataaatatataagaaggCAATaccttaaaacaaatatgtacaaatatatactataatgtaaaacaactgaaaatatgttcaaatatacaaaggaaatataaataataattaatgaagTGTTTTAAAACGCAAGAATATCATATAAAAATACAGtaattatttaatgaataaggatttattataaagtattttatatatatttttaaaaatgtttacctgGATGATAAGTATTTTTTACTTgaggtactttaagtataattTGATCATTATCATggtcatttgtttgtattttggaaCAGTATTGCTATGTTTATTTGTTCACAGcttattggcttttttttcttattgtggTATTTTCCCACAGCTCATGAATGCatcacaaagaaacaaatagcgaatttaacattcattttgtcttcactacctttacaaaaacacattattataacTACATAGAGACTAGCCATTACATAATCAGTTTAGACGCTTTTACGTACTGCACGGTCATTTAGTCACTTTATATTACATGAATGCATTAATTACATGTCGTTTGTTCTGAATTAAACACTATGACAGTATGTTAAAGTACTTTGCTGTAAAGCTGAAGGACTCTGGTCGCTGTTGAGTCAACCTCGGACTTTTTGCAGTTTGTTCGACAGGTTTGCGCAGCAGAAGCAGGTCACATAATAATACACTTCACATGAAAGTGACGTAAGAGTTAAAACAAGGTGATTTTCTTACCATTTCTCATCATTTTCTACAGCTTTTAATCCGTGAGTGTGCGTCTGTTTCCCATGTCGCTGCGAGTCAGAGTCAGGGATTCAGGAAATGAAGAGAACACACACTGCGGCGAGATCTGAGCACGAGGAAGTGTGTGAGtggaaaaatgttcaatatgagcaactgctgcagtgtgtgtgtgtgtgtgtgtgtgtgtgtgtgtgtgtgtgtgtgtgtgtgtgtgtgtgtgtgtgtgtgtgtgtgtgtgcgtgtgtgtgtgtgtgaggacgcTGAACTGAAAGCTTGATATGAGTTAATGATAAACAGCTGACCTGCAGGACTGTAGACGTGTCACACCTGTGATGATAAACAATATGAACGTTTTAAACTACAATAACTAAAATATTTGAACCTCAAAAATATATACTCTACATTACTGTAAACTCTCTGACGGAGAGCTTTAGATCTTTCAGTTTCAGTTCTGCTTCTGAAAGAAAGGCTGTAGTTTGTTAGTTTTCTGGGTTTATAACatctgtagtttgtttgttttctgggTTTATAACATCTGTAGTTTGTTTTCTGGGTTTATAACATCTGTAGTTTGTTTGGTTTCTGGGTTTATAACATCTGTAGTTTGTTTTCTGGGTTTATAACATCTGTAGTTTGTTTGGTTTCTGGGTTTATAACATCTGTAGTTTGTTAGTTTTCTGGGTTTATAACATCTGTAGTTTGTTTTCTGGGTTTATAACATCTGTAGTTTGTTTGGTTTCTGGGTTTATAACATCTGTAGTTTGTTTGGTTTCTGGGTTTATAACATCTGTAGTTTGTTTTCTGGGTTTATAACATCTGTAGTTTCTTTTCTGGGTTTATAACATCTGTAGTTTGTTAGTTTTCTGGGTTTATAACATCTGTAGTTTGTTTGGTTTCTGGGTTTATAACATCTGTAGTTTGTTTGGTTTCTGGGTTTATAACATCTGTAGTTTGTTAGTTTTCTGGGTTTATAACATCTGTAGTTTGTTTGGTTTCTGGGTTTATAACATCTGTAGTTTCTTTCTGGGTTTATAACATCTGTAGTTTGTTAGTTTTCTGGGTTTATAACATCTGTAGTTTGTTTGGTTATTCAGTTGTAGTTTAGGTTGTAATTAGCCTATATGTTGGCTGTAGTTTGTTTTGTAGTTTGTATTAAAACTGTACTTTGTCTCTGTGGCTCTATCGGCTTACGTCTGTTTTATTCAGcctgtagtttgtttgttttctgggTTTATAATATCTGTAGTTTGGTTTGTTTAGTTCCTATAATAGTCATAGTTTTTTCTTGGCTGTAGTTTTTATGTATTCAGGGAGTAGTTTGGATAACATTTTGGGTATTTCAGCTGTAGTTTGGTTTTTATTCTGCAGAACTGGTCAGGACTTAATATCACTTCTCTGAACTGAAGTCAGTGTTTGCTTCATGAgttcaacagtgtgtgtgtgtgtgtgtgtgtgtgtgtgtgtgtgtgtgtgtgtgtgtgtgtgtgtgtgtgtgtgtgtgtgtgtgtgtgtgtgtgtgttgctcggAGAGAAGGATGCTTGTGGTTTCTCTCTCGTCactctttcatttcctgtctctcttcacacacacacccccccccccccccccgtctgtaacctgtttaacattttaaatcaaactttatcAACACGgcagacaaagacaggaaacatCACCTCTTCTTCTGTTGTCTCCTCCTactgtcttcttctacttccTCCGCCCACCGGCCTCTCGTCCCTCAGTCTCACCTCTGAAGTGTCACTTCTGTTTCTGTTGGCAGGAAATCAACCTTAAACTCTGGAGCTGGATATGAGCTAGAAGAGGACCATGATTCACTCAAGTAAGTCCATTTACCTGCAGATATCAaaccataataataacatttcattttacacaCGCTTTTCTAAGTACGTCAACAAAGACTTTTCTCACAAGCTTAAAAATGTTCCGAATTCCAATTGATTTGTCTCCCAAACTCTAGAAATTCTATTATTATCTGAGTCGAACGTCGCTGAAATGCTTCTCAAAAAACATCCGATGCGCAGAGCTTTCATTTTGGGTATCTGTGACAAGCTGACAGGCATAAGAAATGGTCTCCTCCTGGGAGCgagatttaaatgtgttaatacCTGAGGTCAAACTGGTTTACTCTACAGTTTGAAGCTGTGGGTCCCGGATCTACCCCGATGTAAGACTCAGAGATGGACAACAAACAATGCCTCACAGGTCCTAGAGAGACATTGGAAGGACATCTTCcgtactttgtttgttttcttgatcAAAATCTGGACCCTCACCCTCTCGTTGTCCCCCTGGATAGGAGCCTCCCATTCTCAGTGGTTAAAGGACCTAATGTCTTACTCTAGAGAAGACCCCCTTACTCAGTGAGGTGTAGGGGTCACTCTGCAGGCTGGGGGTGTTCTCCTTCAGACCTCTGActgtgttgtttgttattgttgttattattgagATTACTATTTACTGTTTGagttcattttagttttagtttccGTTGTCCTTGACTTCCAGCTACTTTTTGCTCGggaaatattgtgctttttgctCAGGTTTGAGTTTGGGACGGgggacaagtgtgtgtgtgtgtgtgtgtgtgtgtgtgtgtgtgtgtgtgtgtgtgtgtgtgtgtgtgtgtgtgtgtgtgtgtgtgtgtgtgtgtgtgtgtgtgtgtgtgtgtgtgtgcgcgcgtgcgtgtgtgcggtttataatgtttgctttaaaagTTTTTTGCTCAGAGGTTTTCAAACATG
This genomic interval carries:
- the tec gene encoding LOW QUALITY PROTEIN: tyrosine-protein kinase Tec (The sequence of the model RefSeq protein was modified relative to this genomic sequence to represent the inferred CDS: deleted 1 base in 1 codon), coding for MLSLGPPPSDEIRQWAEGGGGARMSAEPLLEETLIKRSQQKKRTSPLNYKERLFVLTKNKLSYYDGESGGKCRRGSIDLSRIRCAEIVKNGGVLPCQNKYPFQVVYDTNTLYVFAPSQDSRSLWVQSLKEEIKDNPGVWAKFHPQFWQEGAWLCCRQAQKLAPGCEGYNLFGDISRKPLPPIPGDNEKQRRPPPPLPMDDEDNEDEDEDVDEVEVVVALYDFPGMEPHDLSLEKGGEYIVLEKCDINWFRARNKYGEEGYIPSNYVTEKKYGNLVQFVWYSKQINRNKAEELLRKEDKEGAFIVRDSSTAGAYTVSLYAKTAAGDGGTVIKHYHIKETQGSPQQFYLAEKHLFSSIPDLIEYHKHNAAGLVARLRYPVRKQDKAAPSTAGFSYEKWEINPSELTFMKELGSGQFGLVRLGKWRHQHRVAIKAIREGAMLEEDFIEEAKVMMRLSHPKLVQLYGVCSQQKPIYIVTEFMESGCLLNFLRQRRGSFSLDSLLTISQDVAKGMEHLEANGFIHRDLASRNCLVNESLVVKVSDFGMTRYVLDDQYTSSSGAKFPVKWSPPEVFNFCKYSSKSDVWSFAVLMWEVFTEGRMPFEQSQNHEVVTLVTKGHRLYKPKMATPAIYDIMQLCWHERPEERPSFAQLCLMISDALEGDAQPPTDQLTNQRLPLSLGAMLGLNSHPSLR